The following coding sequences are from one Halanaerobiales bacterium window:
- a CDS encoding tetratricopeptide repeat protein: MREEDHLNEVSEELKERYEEAVSDLEFGKFEKAQESLEKLVNEKEDFAPAYNKLGVIFLYKKNLEKADEMLKKGQKYDDEFAPIITNFGSLAKKRGNLEKAEELYRKALEINDEYGPAHNNLGVVLREKGNFSESVKHLKKAKKLGSYSVKISDEPFYKRKGCLVPLGLAILFSILIYLWLS; this comes from the coding sequence ATCTGAGGAATTAAAAGAGAGATATGAAGAAGCTGTTTCTGATTTAGAATTTGGTAAATTTGAAAAAGCTCAAGAAAGTTTAGAAAAATTAGTAAATGAAAAAGAAGATTTTGCTCCTGCCTATAATAAATTAGGAGTAATTTTTCTTTATAAAAAAAATCTAGAAAAAGCAGATGAAATGCTAAAAAAAGGGCAAAAATATGATGATGAATTTGCACCAATTATAACTAATTTTGGTAGTTTGGCTAAAAAAAGAGGTAATCTGGAAAAAGCTGAAGAATTATACAGGAAAGCTCTGGAGATAAATGATGAATATGGTCCTGCTCATAATAATTTGGGAGTTGTTTTGAGAGAAAAGGGCAATTTTTCTGAATCTGTAAAACATTTAAAAAAAGCTAAAAAATTAGGTTCATATTCAGTAAAAATAAGTGATGAACCTTTTTACAAAAGAAAAGGTTGCCTTGTTCCCTTAGGACTTGCAATTCTTTTTTCCATTCTTATTTATCTATGGTTAAGTTAA
- a CDS encoding DUF951 domain-containing protein — translation MPNKYNKGEKVKFKKKHPCGGDTWEIIRVGMDFKLECRTCGRVVSMSRKDFEKAVKEKINEN, via the coding sequence ATGCCTAATAAATATAACAAAGGTGAAAAAGTTAAATTTAAGAAAAAACATCCCTGCGGAGGCGATACCTGGGAAATAATTAGGGTAGGAATGGATTTTAAATTAGAATGTAGAACTTGTGGTAGAGTTGTTTCTATGTCCAGAAAAGATTTCGAAAAAGCTGTAAAAGAAAAAATTAATGAGAATTAA
- the rpsF gene encoding 30S ribosomal protein S6, translating to MRKYETIFVLRPDLEEDDIEKSISRIKDVITNSESEIIEEEIWGKKSLAYEINDYRSGHYTVLTFKSDGSVIDELKRNYKIMDSVIRHLVVKKEN from the coding sequence ATGCGTAAATATGAAACTATCTTTGTATTGAGACCTGATTTAGAAGAGGATGATATTGAAAAAAGCATCAGCAGAATTAAAGATGTAATTACTAATAGTGAAAGTGAGATCATTGAAGAAGAGATTTGGGGTAAAAAATCTCTTGCTTATGAGATTAATGATTATAGATCAGGTCATTATACAGTTTTGACTTTTAAATCAGATGGTAGTGTTATTGATGAACTGAAAAGAAATTATAAAATAATGGACAGTGTTATTCGTCATCTTGTAGTAAAAAAAGAAAACTAG
- the ssb gene encoding single-stranded DNA-binding protein, translating to MFFLLNRITLIGRLVRDPELRYTSNGTPVSNFTLAVERNYKNKQGERDVDFIKIVTWRGLAETCAEHLGKGRMVAVEGRLQIRKSQNENRTYINPEVVADNVQFLDWPGDNSGGSRKNNNMSQNNSAPKNRKSQNNYQTQNNSQNNFEEDEDFDVPF from the coding sequence GTGTTCTTCTTGTTAAATAGAATTACTCTTATCGGACGTCTTGTCAGGGATCCGGAATTGAGATATACCAGTAATGGAACCCCTGTAAGCAATTTCACTTTGGCTGTAGAAAGAAATTATAAAAACAAACAGGGTGAAAGAGATGTAGATTTTATAAAAATTGTTACCTGGAGAGGATTGGCTGAAACCTGTGCTGAACATTTAGGCAAAGGACGGATGGTTGCAGTTGAAGGAAGATTACAAATCCGTAAATCGCAAAATGAAAACAGAACATATATAAATCCTGAAGTAGTGGCTGATAATGTTCAATTCTTGGATTGGCCAGGAGATAATTCTGGTGGCAGCAGAAAAAATAATAATATGAGTCAAAATAATTCTGCTCCAAAAAACAGAAAATCTCAAAATAATTATCAAACTCAAAATAATAGCCAGAATAATTTTGAGGAAGACGAAGACTTTGATGTACCGTTTTAA
- the rpsR gene encoding 30S ribosomal protein S18 → MARGRSKSCYFCGNDKEIDYKDINTLQRYITDRGKIVPRRITGNCAKHQRAITTAIKRARSIALLPYVKD, encoded by the coding sequence ATGGCAAGAGGTAGAAGTAAATCATGTTATTTTTGTGGTAATGATAAAGAAATTGATTATAAAGATATAAATACATTACAAAGATATATTACAGATAGAGGAAAGATTGTACCACGTAGAATTACAGGGAATTGTGCTAAACACCAAAGAGCAATTACTACTGCAATTAAAAGAGCTCGTTCTATTGCTTTACTACCATATGTAAAAGATTAA